TGTTTCTTGAAAGAAATCTGAAGAAAGAGtttattcagaatatttaaaTGCAGTTCAAAAACATGAAAGAAGCAGTCAATTCTTCATAgggatgtgtatatatatatatatatatatatatatatatatatatatatatatatatatatatatatatatatatatatatatatatagttttgttagtttttttacatataggtctatataaatattacagtttttctaaattattatctATATTTGGAAAGAAAAGTAAATAGGTTAtatataatagttattatatagGAAATATTTTATCCAGGGTTATTTATGGTTTACCTGAAGCATCCTGAAATTGTGGATACACATCTACATTctgattaaataatgtttatgcaTACGACAAGGCATGTTATTTAACAAGTGCATCATGACTAACTGTGATAGCCAGCACAGGTGTGTAGCTTACTACGTCTAACGCTGGTTAATTATTCATGTTATTAGTGTTACGTTACAAGCGCACCGTCTCCATGGCTGGGTTAGAAAACTACCATGACTTCTTTCATAATTCATACGGTAAGAAATGGTCATCGTTTGCAATGTGTCCTTAACGCGTTTGGATCAAAAACAGCACTTCGTCACCATGGACAAAATCGACCAACACGTCTCCGTCTTGGCTCTGAATTTCTTCAGGATATAAAGTTATAGAGAGAGGGATATCACAGGGATATGGAGAAGCAGAGCACGCTGACTATCACCAGTAAAAGtaattttatagatttaaagGTTACTAAACAAGCAAGACGTCTTTTAATATTTTCAAGTGATTTACgatataaaatgttttgataaaGAGCACAATGGTGATAGAACCCTCGTGGGGTTTGAACCAACGTCCTTTCTCATATCAGCCCAGATATTTAACCAATAAACTGCTGCACCCAGACACCGACTGTGATGTTTAAGAAAATCAACGCAGTTTTCCGTCCGAACCACCTTGGACCTCGCTTACGGGACCGGTTCAGGCCCGATGAGGACTACCACAGCGCGTGCACCGTCAAACTGGTCCGGAGCACGTCGATGCTCGTGGTGGGGGAGAGCAGTCACGCGCCGCAGGACTCCACGCTGAAGCGGAGCGTGAGCGCCGTGAGTGTTCAGACCAGCACGGCCCTGTACTACTACCAGAGCCGAGAAGACCAAGTTTGGCTCTACTCCCAGAACCAGAACTGCTTGGAGTACTTACAGGAACTGGTCGAGCTCAGGCGGCAGTACACCAAGAGCATCAGCGACCTCAAGAACAGCGAGCGCAAAGAGACCGCGTCCCGCAAGAAGAAGCCCGCACCCCGGCCCCCGCAAAACAGAGCTGCACAGGTGAGATGAAACAGGACAAGGCTTACATGTTTAAACATAGAAAGAAGTGTTGAACATTGTTAGGGTAAAGTAAAGTAAGTTATACCAGTTTGTCTGCTATCAACCAAGTCGTGAggtgtttattaataattttaaggggtaaaacagttttagttttgtttagtttagtcaAAGTATTATTTGATTACAAGATTCCCGAGTTCAAATCCAGGCTCGAGGACCCGCTCCATCTCTCTCACACTTCGTTTCCTGTCAACTCTAAACTATAAAATGTATCATCGTAAAGTCAAAaacgcaaaaataaaaaaaaaaatgcaaaaaatggtatataaaaatgtatttatcatctTATTTCAAAGACTTCAAGGCCTGGACCTTCTGCTCCACCTATCCCAAATGAGGAAGACACACTCCAGTTCTTTGATGCAGTCATTGCAAGCTGTGACCCAGAGCCAAGTCGAAAACCACATGTGGAAAATGGACATGCAGATGTAGACTTCATAGGTAAGTCTGGAGGTTATTAGGCTACTTAATCTCTAGTGTACTCTAAAGGCAGCATGGAAAATACAATTGAGGGATGTTGCACACGTGTAACAGAAAAATTGGTCAACTAGAAGTATTTAGTTTTTTCCCATTCATGTTTCAATCCTCCATCTTTTTATTGTtcgttatgtctgtttttttttccatactacCATTTTGATGTTTCTACAGTGGCAACCAGTACCAGTGAGCATGACCTTCACTCTAACTGGGTGCTTCGGGATCCTCATCGAATCTCCA
The sequence above is drawn from the Carassius auratus strain Wakin unplaced genomic scaffold, ASM336829v1 scaf_tig00012790, whole genome shotgun sequence genome and encodes:
- the LOC113073672 gene encoding uncharacterized protein C13orf42-like; this encodes MFKKINAVFRPNHLGPRLRDRFRPDEDYHSACTVKLVRSTSMLVVGESSHAPQDSTLKRSVSAVSVQTSTALYYYQSREDQVWLYSQNQNCLEYLQELVELRRQYTKSISDLKNSERKETASRKKKPAPRPPQNRAAQTSRPGPSAPPIPNEEDTLQFFDAVIASCDPEPSRKPHVENGHADVDFIVATSTSEHDLHSNWVLRDPHRISMTESQPKNSEISHRQVAQQKGVMGSTGSRRCLQRNPIHLPKVVESAFQTLRFKPKLKKKD